A genome region from Hemitrygon akajei chromosome 14, sHemAka1.3, whole genome shotgun sequence includes the following:
- the LOC140738965 gene encoding hydroxycarboxylic acid receptor 2-like, with the protein MGNETDECPSVKDVYSAYNPPILILTFIFGFIGNVIALWIFCFHVKSWRPNTVYSLSLAIADTLLICCLPFRADYYIRGKKWIFGDVACRLKIFLIFLNRTESVVFLTVMALDRYFKVIHPHHKVNKISTRTAVKVSIVLWLLTILICLHFLVEPRTFIHNNVTNCEPFKITQPLRVTAFWTNIIFIVFKFILPASVILFSTCSITWRLKQMKSEMRVKYERAMKLVIAVAAVFLICFLPTDTAVIAVLITGNLEDCKLFDVCVQIFYNTLCITYLNSVLDPVIYYFSSSMFKETLKKALTSHNIRLFGSGAEDSLPPKQETQQSVEPQKSSVCNTVDHLQTESTENI; encoded by the coding sequence ATGGGTAATGAGACAGATGAATGCCCTTCAGTGAAGGACGTTTATTCAGCCTACAATCCGCCGATACTTATTTTAACATTTATCTTTGGATTCATTGGAAATGTGATTGCCTTGTGGATCTTCTGTTTTCATGTTAAATCCTGGAGACCAAACACCGTCTATTCTCTGAGCCTGGCGATTGCCGACACTCTGCTAATCTGCTGCCTGCCATTTCGAGCCGATTACTACATACGCGGGAAGAAGTGGATATTTGGTGATGTTGCGTGCCGTCTGAAGATATTCCTGATATTTCTGAACCGGACAGAGAGTGTTGTTTTCCTTACAGTTATGGCACTTGATCGCTATTTCAAAGTGATCCATCCTCACCATAAAGTGAACAAGATCTCTACAAGGACTGCAGTGAAGGTATCAATCGTTCTCTGGCTTCTAACAATATTGATTTGTTTGCACTTTCTGGTAGAACCTCGTACCTTCATACATAACAACGTAACTAACTGTGAGCCATTTAAAATAACTCAGCCTCTCAGGGTCACAGCATTTTGGACTAATAttattttcattgttttcaagttTATTTTACCGGCCTCAGTGATCCTGTTCTCCACGTGCTCTATTACCTGGAGGCTAAAGCAGATGAAATCTGAAATGAGGGTTAAATATGAACGGGCTATGAAGCTTGTGATAGCTGTGGCAGCAGTGTTTCTCATCTGCTTCCTACCCACCGATACTGCTGTAATCGCCGTTTTAATTACAGGCAATTTAGAAGACTGTAAGTTATTTGACGTCTGTGTTCAGATATTCTACAATACGTTGTGCATAACCTATTTGAACAGTGTGCTGGATCCAGTTATTTACTACTTCTCAAGTTCAATGTTTAAAGAAACCTTGAAGAAAGCTCTTACTTCTCATAATATCAGATTATTCGGATCAGGAGCAGAGGATTCATTGCCaccaaagcaagaaacccaacaATCTGTTGAACCTCAAAAATCTTCAGTCTGCAACACCGTTGATCACTTACAAACAGAGTCAACAGAGAATATATGA